From a single Salmo salar chromosome ssa22, Ssal_v3.1, whole genome shotgun sequence genomic region:
- the LOC106583185 gene encoding probable G-protein coupled receptor, whose protein sequence is MEKSGPMLASIPNRTGDNLTTGLWGPNPTVPAEVGVVTSSQSQIKDLIGLFAMVTLNLIALLANTGVMVAIARAPHLKRFAFVCHLCAVDLLCAILLMPLGIISNSPFFGTVVFTVLECQVYIFLNVFLICASILTITAISVERYYYIVHPMRYEVKMSINLAISIMLLIWVKSILLALVTLFGWPAYGAHSSIAANHCSLHWSHSRLRKVFAVLFSVVCFLLPAIVIFAVYCNVYKVARSAALQHAPATTTWASSNPAKRANRSDSINSQTTIITTTRSLPQRLSPERAFSGGKAALTLVVIVSQFLLCWLPYFSFHLHLSFRSSLQSPGDVEEAVTWLAYSSFAVNPFFYGLLNRQIREELVKFRRCCSSGPVELVASSHEGSFQENFLQFIQRSSSTADKRSSCTNSSPRNTLDQGVRIPGQIPEEHG, encoded by the coding sequence ATGGAGAAATCTGGTCCGATGCTGGCCTCTATTCCTAATCGCACAGGGGACAACCTCACAACCGGTCTATGGGGACCCAACCCCACAGTCCCTGCAGAGGTGGGAGTGGTCACCAGCTCCCAGTCTCAGATTAAAGATCTGATTGGGCTGTTTGCAATGGTGACCCTTAATCTCATCGCCCTATTGGCCAACACTGGAGTCATGGTGGCCATCGCCCGCGCCCCACACCTGAAGAGGTTTGCCTTTGTGTGCCACCTGTGTGCAGTGGACCTGCTGTGTGCCATCCTCCTCATGCCCCTGGGCATCATATCCAACTCACCCTTCTTTGGCACCGTGGTGTTCACGGTGTTGGAGTGCCAGGTCTACATCTTCCTCAACGTGTTCCTCATCTGTGCCTCCATCCTCACCATCACCGCCATCAGTGTGGAGCGCTACTACTACATCGTCCATCCCATGCGCTACGAGGTGAAGATGAGCATCAATCTAGCCATCAGCATAATGCTCCTCATATGGGTCAAGTCCATCCTTCTGGCCCTGGTCACCCTGTTTGGTTGGCCTGCCTACGGGGCCCACAGCTCCATTGCTGCCAACCACTGCTCCCTCCACTGGAGCCACAGTCGGTTGAGGAAGGTGTTCGCCGTGCTCTTCAGCGTGGTGTGTTTCCTGTTACCTGCCATTGTCATCTTCGCTGTCTACTGTAACGTGTACAAGGTGGCGCGCTCGGCTGCCCTGCAGCACGCACCCGCGACCACAACCTGGGCCTCGTCCAACCCAGCCAAACGTGCCAACCGTTCTGACTCCATCAACAGCcagaccaccatcatcaccaccacccgcAGCCTGCCCCAGAGACTGTCCCCTGAGAGGGCATTCAGCGGGGGTAAGGCTGCCCTCACCCTGGTGGTCATTGTGAGCCAGTTCCTGCTCTGCTGGCTGCCTTACTTCTCCTTCCACCTGCACTTGTCCTTCAGATCGTCCCTGCAGAGTCCTggggacgtggaggaggccgtcaCCTGGCTTGCCTACTCCTCCTTCGCTGTCAACCCTTTCTTTTATGGCCTTCTCAACAGGCAGATCAGGGAGGAGTTGGTCAAGTTCCGGCGCTGCTGCTCCTCCGGGCCAGTGGAGCTGGTGGCCTCCAGCCATGAGGGCTCCTTTCAGGAGAACTTCCTCCAGTTCATTCAGAGAAGCAGCAGCACGGCCGACAAGCGCTCCAGCTGCACCAACTCCAGCCCCAGGAACACTCTGGACCAGGGGGTCAGAATACCTGGCCAGATACCAGAGGAGCATGGCTAA
- the LOC106583184 gene encoding uncharacterized protein: MATGHTPAKTRLDLEDIVEQETPLWVPPLGIPPDRYTAEGLLEEVVEVEAEEPAQEDDSVSLSISIHSYTRPLVKDRDPRGVNKCLKVTFEDMIAEPPSVRSFDKVWLWSHALFEVSRLWCYRLISLLLAVPVSLVAGILFAVLSCLHIWLIMPCMQLFLINMHWVQTVWSSLLNIAITPFFKKCMPSKRWIPSIYHLQYNDEFEHALSLVEDGCAWVDGSHGIKHPISCLQNKTGFDDISCSSKVNTANTLLAR; the protein is encoded by the exons atggccACGGGACATACGCCAGCCAAGACCAGGCTAGACCTGGAGGACATAGTGGAGCAGGAGACTCCTCTGTGGGTCCCACCCCTGGGGATTCCTCCAGACAGATACACAGCAGAGGGACTACTGGAGGAAGTAGTCGAGGTAGAGGCAGAGGAACCAGCCCAGGAGGATGACTCTGTttcactctccatctctatccACAGTTACACCAGGCCTCTGGTGAAGGACAGGGACCCAAGGGGAGTCAACAAGTGTCTAAAG GTGACGTTTGAGGACATGATAGCCGAGCCCCCCTCGGTGCGGAGCTTCGATAAGGTGTGGCTGTGGAGCCACGCCCTGTTTGAAGTGTCCCGTCTCTGGTGCTACCggctcatctccctcctcctggCTGTGCCCGTCTCTCTGGTAGCAGGGATCCTCTTCGCTGTCCTCAGCTGCCTACACATCTG GCTGATCATGCCCTGTATGCAGCTCTTCCTGATCAACATGCACTGGGTTCAGACCGTGTGGAGTAGTTTGTTAAACATCGCCATCACTCCCTTCTTTAAGA AATGCATGCCATCAAAGAGGTGGATCCCTAGCATCTATCACCTACAGTACAATGACGAGTTTGAGCATGCTCTTTCCCTGGTAGAAGATGGATGTGCCTGGGTTGACGGGAGCCATGGGATAAAACACCCAATTTCTTGTCTCCAAA ATAAAACAGGCTTTGATGACATCAGCTGTTCCAGTAAAGTCAACACCGCCAACACTCTCCTTGCGAGATAG